Part of the Vitis vinifera cultivar Pinot Noir 40024 chromosome 13, ASM3070453v1 genome is shown below.
GTAGTACTGTAAATAAGATGCCTCAGTTGTTGTAGTACAAAGGAAACGCTTATAATTGCCCATCCGAAATAATCTGTTACAAGAAAAGACAGATCTTTCAGttcatgaaaacaaaatttttaacattgggtactaaaagaagagaaaaaaatcgaTTGGAAAACAGAACCACTCTACATTGAGTTAAAtgtaaaatgaatataaacaatttaaatGCAAGTCGAATCTATAATAGCTTTGTGGTCACCTTAAAAGTCTCCGAGCAAAACACATTTCCTTTGACTTCAAAATGAGAGAAGGTACACGACCCAACCATAAAGAGAGTGACTCTCCCTTCAGAACAGAAATAGTAACATATTCAGAAACCAATACAAGGCAGCAAGAGATACTGAAAAAGATGAACTCAAACAAACAATGGAAGCAAGTATCCACCAATGGTTGGCTGTTAGAGCCAAGATGAAGAAGAACGTGAAATGAGTAGAACTCAGGTTCATTCTTGTaaatagaatttgaatttcGATTTTCTTTGTACAGAGCATATAGAGATATCAGACACTTTTTCAGCTGCTCCATATTGAGGTAATGAACTGAAGAAAAACTTCGCTTGCTGCTACAACTGCGAAGCTTGTGGTGGGATATAATATGAAATTTCACCTATATTATGAAACAAACCACAAGTCAGAACATAAGATGCGGCTTTTAGCTAACTCAAAGGTTTTAGGATgagattaaaatatttgatctaTTATCATCAAAAAACACAATTCATTCATATGCATGCTTGTTGTGCATTCTATTGCTTGGCTAAAAATGTTACTGGCCATGAATTTGTTCCTTTGCTTTaagaatttgaatcaaaagtgagagagagaaactatataaaattttgaggaaCAAATTGATGGAGTTCTTGTTAAATAATTTCCTCATTTTTCCGAATTACTAGGATAAAGATATATAGGTTTAAAAAACTTTAAGAGAGGGAACAGGAAATACAACTTTTGAAATATGGTTAAGAAACTTCTATGATTGGGAATTAGGAGGTGGCAGCCCTTTTTGTAGGCATATTCTACAAAGTCAGCAAGTGTACTGGAAAACTTGACATTATGGAAGAGAGCACCAATTCCTATCACAGGTGGTGTGAGTTGCTTTGGTTCTATGGGTCTTTCATAACTTAGAGGGTGACTGGAAATAGACACTTAATAGTGGATAATTTAATTAGAATGGATTGGATAATAACTAATGTGCCAAGAAAGATTCAGAATCAGACCATTCATTTATCCATTGTAAAGTAGGCTTCAAGTTGTGTGATCACAGTTTCACCTCATTTGGACTCCACtgaataaattatcttattCAATAAAGCAAAAGGAGAGGATAATGACTCAATTATTCAACATTTTATCTCTTGTATACTTTGATTATTTTCTCCAACTAGGAGAGTGTTTAGCAATGGGTTGGCTAACTTATTGTATGTTGAGGAGATGAATGCTTAGAAAAAAAGGTAATTGAGATTATGTTTCAAGAAATTCATACCATTTCTTCAAACATATGAATTGTTTGATCATTAACGATATTCTGCATGCTAAGATCTTGTCTTATTGATCTTGTCCTATCAAAGACGAAATCATGAACCACGTCAAAAGGATGTTCCGTGGCATCCAACAGGTTTAATAGGTAGTTCAAAGTCTCTTCCAACACTGGAAGTGGCCGCACATCTGATGCCTGCATGTGCTTAGTGGCAATGGTTCTGCAAAACTAGTGAGAGAGATGGAGGGTGAACGGCTTTCTGCATCAAAATATAGACATTTCATGGCATTATAAAATATCAAGGAACAAATTGGAGAAAAAGATCCTACAATTTATGGCATCTTCATTTCTCATGCATCAAGTGTATAAATGATTATAAGCTAAGATGATGTtgaatcataataataaaaatgacaaGAGATCAAATCATGAGACCCAACATAAGCTTTACAAGACGTTGCATTATGATAGATTAATATTTTGCTATAATAATATTATGCAATTAAACATATGAAAGGAAAATCAAAAGTAATTATTGTAACAACCTGCAGCCAACCGTATAGATATTATCCATCCTATGCTTAAGTGGCcttcatgactttaaaatatgtgtacaaggttaagaggaatatatatatatatatatatatatatatatatatatatatatatatatatatatatatatataacattaggAACTTTTTCTCCTATGTAATGTAGGATATTACAATCACCCtctcatgcagacacaacgtccttaTTGTGTCCCACAGGATTGTAGGGTCAAATAAACGAACACCCATTTTAGGCCAAGCAAACTCTCCTACCGAGGTCGAGGattgactttgataccatttgtaacaaccTACTCCCAGTTGTGTGGATATTATTTGCTTTGAGCCTAAGCGACCCTCGCGGCTTAAAAACGAATCAACAAGATTAAAAGaagttcatacatatatagcgctAGGAACTTTTTCCTCTATACGGTGTGGGATATTACAATTATACACTTTGACAAAgacaaaaacaaccaaaagaaCAGACAAGACAGCAAACACTTACTAATGATTGAATAAagatatatgtttaaaaaacaCAAATGCCACTTGTTTGAAGGCCTCTTCCTGAGTTCGAATCCACACTAATGgtaaaagaagaaacaagatGAAACCTATTCTAGGCTAACTTgcctttgttttttcctttttcattatgAAACATAAACAGTTTTTGCAGAGAATAAAAAGTTGATTGGTGATCCTACAGCCAcaataaagaaacaaagaaagcaAACGagcaaaataaacaaaagcatCCCAGctaaaacaagaagaagattACCATTTAGAAAGCATAACACAGGCTACAACCTAGAGCACATCCAAAATTGAAACCACAGGACTCCTAAGGTCAAGGGAGAACCAAAATTTTTACAAACCCAAAAGGAGAGGTGGCAATCCTCTTAAGCAAGCTATTGTCTTCCTAGTTAACCTATCTAGGCCTCCACAAAAAAATTTGCAATATAAGCCTCTTGCTAGAGTCAAGATCCAAAAAGCATCTACTTGGAGCATTATTTTAACTGGAGTAGTTCATAAAGCATAAGAAAAGCAACAGGTTGCGGCCACCTAACAATACAAGAGCCAACAGAAAAAGAGGAGCTGCAACTTGAAGATTTCGCAATAGGACTTTGGTTACAATACCAATTTTAGTGACATGATGACAAGCCTATGATAATTAGCCTTAAGATTGATTTGAAGCAAACTTTGAAGTATCCTTTGATGGCAGCAGGGAGTTGTGGTGTTTGTTTCTTGGTATAGTTTCATAAGGTAAAAGCATAAGAGGCAAGGGGGTTTACATCTTGCTATGATAGGCCTAAACCCTCAAGGGGTTGAGTTGCTGAGGCCTAAGAGCTccctaaattttcaattttactaaaaaaatataattttttgagcacaagaaaatagataataaatgagttttttttaaaaaaactatagaaAGGTTTAGCCTGTTCCATACATTTTAGAAGCATTTAATGCTCATAGGAACAATAgattaaacaaaacaaaaaagaaaagttacaTGACAATAATAGTACAACAAAATAAAGCACACCCCAcaataataaggaaaaataaattaatggtgGCTCCATCAAATTCAAATGTcacaaattcaaaaaaaaaaaaaaaaaaaccaaacaaactaagaaaagaaaacaaatgagaTAGAtgtaatatcaaataaaaatattgaatagtGAATCAAATGGgatcattaaaattcaaacaATAATGCTTTGCACGTCAagaagcaaaggaaaaaaaaaaaaaaagtttcagcAAATGCTTGATCAACAACAAACACAAATCCAACAATAGCACCAATATAACAGGGGAAAAAACAAGTTTTCTACTAGAGAAACTAAAAAATCAGTTTGGCATAAACCCTGTAACAGATCAATAGCTTATTAGCATAGTCTTACTTTACAGTAGCATTAAGATAGGCTTTGGTGTCTAACACAGATATAGGTCATCCAACACAATCACCTCCAAAACAAAGCAAGACaagataaaacaaaacaaaacaaaagcacAAGTATAAGTGCCTGAATTAGCGCTCAATAAGTGCACATGTTGATGGCTGATATGGTAAAGATGATTCAATAAGAGTATCATTGTCCGATGCAAGATGAGAAGCTAAGATGCGGTATAGAGGAATGAGATGTAGGGTTTACCTTTTTGACAGCAAGGCTTGGAGATGTTTTCCCAGGATTTCCATGTAACCTCTCAAACACAGCCAAGTCCCGAAGGCGTTCACGTTGGGCCCTTTCTCCAGCTATTTATTACAAATGAACATCAGAGATAAGAGTTGTTAAAAGAAATTACCAAGTATAAGCTGCTGaaataattaaacaacatcTTTATTAATAATTCATATTAAGCCATTGAAAATTCAATAGCAAGCAATGTGATTGCAGAAATCCTGATCAAAGAGTCAGAATAAACTCATCAGGAAATAAATACAAGCATAAGAAATACACAATTTGACTAGATGCATGCATCATTATGGTAAATAGAAAGGAGTAGACATATAAAATGCAAATTACCTACGATCATGGCAGCATGggtttcaaaacattttaatttgCTTGGTTGCAAAAAGAAACATTAGTCCCATCAAgtgttttttctatttcaacCTATGGAATAAGAAAGGTCTTATGGAAGCAGGGTCGTGTAATTTGCTTTCTACTATATTAGTGGCAACCAACCTGTAATAgcaagaaaggaagaaaaaaggaaaagaatggtaTGATGTAGTTGTGAGACTGCATACTTAAGGAATTTAGTTTAATAGAAGATGACTGTGTTTAATATGAGAGTTCTCTTGATCACTAAGCATTTGGTGCAAAAATATCCCATATAAGGAGTTGTGCAATCTAGAATACAAATACTTTAGTACCATCATCTGGATGGTAAAACCAGAATAACTATGCTCCTGAAGCATAATTATACAGCTGTAGGATCATGATGCACAACCACCCAAATCAGCAAGACAAAGAACAGGATAGAACTTGTTGGCACAACCAGAACAGGACAAAATCCATAATAAAGTCCTCAATTACCAATCTATGTACGACACTACACCATTTGGAATGCTACAACAGATTCACTTTTGACAGGAGAGTTTATAACTGCCAATGGAACATTACCAAGTAGCAGACATGTCTTATGTAGTTTGGGGGGAAAACGATTCCTATTATCTGTGTCAAGACAAGTACCAGCTTCAGAGACTCTAATCTGgtgaaaatctcaaaattttccatAAACGTAATCCTTTTGCAtcataatttgttatttattttagtaaggaatcaaacaatcattaatGGAAGCAGGAAAGATATACAAGCAAGCTTGAAAAATGAggaattttcaagaaaaatcaaagaaaattacatTACCAAAAAGTAACATCAAGGGGCATTGGCCAAACCTATCCAAAAAAGAGACAATGCTGAACAGCCCAACAACCTACTGTATAGCTCTAGCCAATAGATCTAGGTTTTGCATATTCCATAACAGAATAAAGTCCTTCCATCATGTAACATAATATCTCTTTTTTATAACAAATGAGAATTTATTGAGTTAAACAAGATCAAAAAGAGGGATGATATGCATTTATGGCAAGAAGAGAACAGAAAAGCCGCTCCATGCCTCAAACCAATCAAAGAGCAGTAAGTGTtctcaataaaaattttcagaTATTAGCATCCctataagaaaaatatagcCATGCACCTGGCTAGCTGATCTGGGCCTCAATAGAGAAGAACAAGCAATGTCTCTAGCATGATTATGAAGCCACCCCATCTGATGAGCAATCCACTAAGGACCTTTGCCTTCAAAGAAGGTTCTGAGACAATAACAAAGGAATCCCCTTCAATATGGAGGTTCATTACATCCAGGCAAACAACCATGTCCGAATCTTCCTCGAGTGCTAAACACTCAGCTTCAATAACACCATTAAAGAGCCTGCAGTTTGAAAAACAACCTCAAAATATCCAGTCCCTTTGTGCCATCCAGGTTCAAGGCCTTCCCTATTCAAAGTATGTATCATACATGAAACCCCAATCTATGTGATCACAAACTTCCTcaaaacctattttaaaaaccatCCCTTCGTCCTTAGAACAGAATTTTTCATCTAGGATTTCATTACTAATGACAACCACATCTAGTATTTGTCTAGGATTTCATTACTAATGATAACCACATCTAGTATTTGCCTTCCATTAACAAAAGCCCCTTAAGCTAGAGAGATGGCACTATTAAGAAACTTTCTAAAGCAACCCAATGGTAAATTGGAAGTATTCTCCTAAAAATTAGTGACTGGGTTGACAGGTATAAAATCCCAAATCAAGTTGGATCCCTCTTTCTGAAGATCAAGATAATGAAGCTGGAATTGGTGCTTCACAACTCCGAAATAGTTCTTCACTTGCCAAATTTTTGTGAAGGAACTTTGGGGTGAAGAAGTATCAGTGGTTATTTATTACCTCATTAATGTGAAAGTCttcaattacatttttttttttttgataagtaaataagatttcatatataaaagaaacGCTAAAAAAGCGACTCAAGGTATATAATACCTATACACCCGCCTCCAACAAGGCTAAAAAACAAAGATAGCCCAACAACCCAATCCTActtagagcccaaccaatcaataaaattagatatagttagagggcaatcatctatgaacaacttagtaTCGGACCAAAAAGAAAGGATAAAAGAGTGTTTCAGTCGCTGAATTGACAACATATCATCCTTGAAAGCCAATCTATTCctcgccttccaaaccgtccagaaaatgtgaagaggagcagctctccacgcctttttgCGTTTTTTGCCCACGAAAAAACCATTCCAGCTTAGAAGGGTCTCTCTAACTGAAGAAGGCAAtacccaagacaccccaaataAGGTAAAAAGTAGATCCCCTAACACCCTTGTTCTTGAACAATGAAGGAGCAGATGGTTTATGgtctcctctttctcaagacACATAAAGTAT
Proteins encoded:
- the LOC100852523 gene encoding SAC3 family protein C isoform X1, giving the protein MLLAKWIILAETRAQAAMDRRQRRNPSASSSAFSSPASSSSRFRSEKFSSNPPKTSNSLEDAHQLKSKCGKPQRPEQEEEEKQDPNNLLSLVGTCPFMCPAGERAQRERLRDLAVFERLHGNPGKTSPSLAVKKFCRTIATKHMQASDVRPLPVLEETLNYLLNLLDATEHPFDVVHDFVFDRTRSIRQDLSMQNIVNDQTIHMFEEMVKFHIISHHKLRSCSSKRSFSSVHYLNMEQLKKCLISLYALYKENRNSNSIYKNEPEFYSFHVLLHLGSNSQPLVDTCFHCLFEFIFFSISCCLVLVSEYVTISVLKGESLSLWLGRVPSLILKSKEMCFARRLLRLFRMGNYKRFLCTTTTEASYLQYYIIEPYINEVRALALSCVNYCGYKLHPYPIAHLSKLLMMKELDVESFCNACGLETSTDERGNKFLSTKQTNFHYPKEVFPSYCLLGLEHF
- the LOC100852523 gene encoding SAC3 family protein C isoform X3; this encodes MMSAHNLKAGERAQRERLRDLAVFERLHGNPGKTSPSLAVKKFCRTIATKHMQASDVRPLPVLEETLNYLLNLLDATEHPFDVVHDFVFDRTRSIRQDLSMQNIVNDQTIHMFEEMVKFHIISHHKLRSCSSKRSFSSVHYLNMEQLKKCLISLYALYKENRNSNSIYKNEPEFYSFHVLLHLGSNSQPLVDTCFHCLFEFIFFSISCCLVLVSEYVTISVLKGESLSLWLGRVPSLILKSKEMCFARRLLRLFRMGNYKRFLCTTTTEASYLQYYIIEPYINEVRALALSCVNYCGYKLHPYPIAHLSKLLMMKELDVESFCNACGLETSTDERGNKFLSTKQTNFHYPKEVFPSYCLLGLEHF
- the LOC100852523 gene encoding SAC3 family protein C isoform X2, whose protein sequence is MLLAKWIILAETRAQAAMDRRQRRNPSASSSAFSSPASSSSRFRSEKFSSNPPKTSNSLEDAHQLKSKCGKPQRPEQEEEEKQDPNNLLSLVGTCPFMCPAGERAQRERLRDLAVFERLHGNPGKTSPSLAVKKFCRTIATKHMQASDVRPLPVLEETLNYLLNLLDATEHPFDVVHDFVFDRTRSIRQDLSMQNIVNDQTIHMFEEMVKFHIISHHKLRSCSSKRSFSSVHYLNMEQLKKCLISLYALYKENRNSNSIYKNEPEFYSFHVLLHLGSNSQPLGESLSLWLGRVPSLILKSKEMCFARRLLRLFRMGNYKRFLCTTTTEASYLQYYIIEPYINEVRALALSCVNYCGYKLHPYPIAHLSKLLMMKELDVESFCNACGLETSTDERGNKFLSTKQTNFHYPKEVFPSYCLLGLEHF